In bacterium, a genomic segment contains:
- the mrdA gene encoding penicillin-binding protein 2: protein MQLSEDNRKEFFEIRIYICIAVFAFLFFIILARVWHLQIFNGKRWRVFSEANRIELKKVPAVRGKIVDRNGVILAKSSPSFDLMINTQKIANSDKEQILDFLAGVFQWSDKRKDIIKAKVAHNKYQSKITIERNIDFDQMSKVLTHQYELHGVSIGYEPTRIYPYGVLASHILGYLGEIGKKELKKINLQDSDNNSKYDLGDYWGVSGIEKKYEPVLKGKKGTLPVVEDARGRELSDEKAYDLLPSFQEQKPISGDDVKLTIDSRLQKVLEDAFEKHDSGSAVLFNIETGEILALLSYPSFKPQEFARGVSTKYWRQINKNNLNPMYNRAVKGVYPPGSTFKMVTAHAALQEKVIDPKEKIFCPGYYRLGREVKRCWNRGGHGWMDAKNAIKHSCDVYFYEVGKRLGIDKIAEYARRYGLGQVTGIQYQSEAKGLVPDSQWKQKVYEQPWVAGETLSVAIGQGYLQTSVLQMARMVGGLVKGYLVSPTLDYQKSEQEVEKKKVDLPNEIQEIILQGMYEVVNTPGGTAYWGGRSSKIEIAGKTGTAQVVSFKAKKQLKDHAWFVAYAPAQDPKVAAAVIVEHGGHGGAVAAPIIRQVMDAYEEYYINE, encoded by the coding sequence TTGCAACTTTCTGAGGATAATCGCAAAGAGTTTTTTGAAATACGAATTTATATATGTATTGCTGTATTTGCGTTTTTGTTTTTTATTATTTTAGCGCGTGTTTGGCATCTACAGATTTTTAATGGTAAGCGTTGGCGAGTTTTTTCAGAAGCCAATAGGATAGAATTAAAAAAAGTTCCTGCTGTACGTGGCAAGATTGTCGATCGCAATGGTGTTATTTTAGCAAAAAGCAGTCCATCTTTTGATTTAATGATCAATACCCAAAAAATAGCCAACAGTGATAAGGAGCAAATATTAGATTTTTTAGCAGGTGTGTTTCAATGGTCGGATAAAAGAAAAGATATCATTAAAGCTAAAGTTGCACATAATAAATATCAGTCTAAGATTACGATTGAACGCAATATTGATTTTGATCAGATGAGTAAAGTTCTTACCCATCAATATGAATTGCATGGTGTCAGTATTGGTTATGAACCAACAAGAATCTACCCTTATGGAGTTTTAGCCAGTCATATTTTAGGTTATTTGGGCGAAATTGGAAAAAAGGAACTGAAGAAAATAAATCTTCAAGATAGTGATAATAATAGCAAGTATGACTTGGGGGACTATTGGGGCGTATCAGGTATTGAAAAAAAATATGAGCCTGTTTTAAAAGGTAAAAAAGGAACTTTGCCAGTGGTTGAAGATGCTAGGGGTAGAGAGTTAAGTGATGAAAAAGCCTATGATTTACTACCGTCTTTTCAAGAGCAAAAGCCCATTTCAGGTGATGATGTAAAGTTAACTATAGATAGTCGTTTGCAGAAAGTTCTTGAAGACGCTTTTGAAAAACATGATTCAGGATCGGCTGTTTTATTTAACATAGAAACAGGTGAAATTTTAGCTTTGCTCAGTTATCCAAGCTTTAAACCACAAGAGTTTGCCAGAGGCGTATCAACAAAATATTGGCGACAAATCAATAAAAACAATTTAAACCCAATGTACAATAGAGCTGTAAAAGGTGTTTACCCACCTGGCTCAACATTTAAAATGGTTACCGCTCATGCAGCTTTACAAGAAAAAGTTATTGACCCTAAAGAAAAAATATTTTGTCCAGGATATTATCGCTTGGGTAGAGAAGTTAAACGCTGCTGGAATAGAGGGGGACATGGCTGGATGGATGCAAAAAATGCAATCAAACACTCATGTGATGTTTACTTTTATGAGGTAGGTAAACGACTTGGGATAGATAAAATTGCTGAATATGCAAGAAGGTATGGTCTTGGCCAAGTGACCGGTATTCAATATCAATCTGAAGCCAAAGGTTTGGTTCCTGATTCACAATGGAAACAAAAAGTTTATGAGCAACCGTGGGTGGCCGGTGAAACACTATCAGTGGCTATAGGGCAGGGCTATTTGCAAACATCCGTCTTACAAATGGCAAGAATGGTTGGGGGACTGGTCAAAGGCTACTTGGTGTCTCCCACATTGGACTATCAAAAGTCTGAGCAAGAAGTGGAAAAGAAAAAGGTTGATCTGCCTAACGAGATACAGGAAATAATTCTGCAAGGAATGTATGAGGTGGTCAATACCCCGGGTGGAACGGCTTATTGGGGAGGAAGAAGCAGTAAAATAGAAATTGCTGGTAAAACGGGAACTGCACAAGTGGTCTCCTTCAAAGCAAAAAAGCAGTTAAAAGATCATGCTTGGTTTGTAGCTTATGCTCCAGCTCAAGACCCTAAAGTTGCTGCTGCAGTTATTGTTGAGCATGGTGGTCACGGAGGAGCTGTTGCAGCTCCGATTATAAGGCAAGTGATGGATGCATATGAGGAGTACTATATCAATGAGTAA
- the mreC gene encoding rod shape-determining protein MreC, with product MNKPLRIVIAIFLVSYLGIQIISVGIQKKQSLGFIERSIVFISLPLQKAAEHIVDKIGSTFKYYVFLTQTAKQNDELKKKINRLQAKIKKNDELLLEAERLRALLNIQPLRDYVVLGARRVALGASPNQRMIRLAKGRAYGVEKGMPVVHSKGLVGLVLQSSIRHSDILVLSDKTSVVDVINQRTRRRALLRGYKIDQLKSEYFPATEDIKVGDIFITSGLDDVYPKGLPIGFVSQVQERNDDLFLDVYVKTYVDYFHIEEVGIVVSEE from the coding sequence GTGAATAAGCCCTTAAGAATTGTTATTGCTATTTTCCTAGTCAGTTATTTGGGTATTCAAATTATTTCTGTTGGTATACAAAAAAAACAAAGTTTAGGTTTTATAGAAAGAAGCATTGTTTTTATCAGTTTGCCGTTGCAAAAAGCAGCGGAACATATTGTTGATAAGATAGGCTCAACATTTAAATACTATGTTTTTCTTACTCAAACGGCAAAACAAAATGACGAGCTTAAGAAGAAAATTAACCGTTTACAGGCTAAAATTAAAAAAAATGATGAATTGTTACTTGAGGCAGAAAGGTTACGAGCCCTTTTAAATATTCAGCCATTGAGAGATTATGTCGTTTTGGGTGCAAGAAGAGTGGCATTAGGGGCGTCACCCAATCAGCGGATGATTCGTTTGGCAAAAGGGCGTGCCTATGGTGTAGAAAAAGGTATGCCAGTTGTTCACTCCAAAGGTTTAGTGGGTTTGGTTTTACAAAGCTCTATTCGTCACAGCGATATTCTGGTTCTTTCTGATAAAACCAGCGTTGTTGATGTGATTAATCAAAGAACTCGTAGGCGAGCATTGTTAAGAGGCTATAAAATTGATCAACTTAAGTCTGAATATTTTCCTGCAACAGAAGATATAAAAGTAGGAGATATTTTTATTACCTCAGGTCTGGATGATGTTTACCCAAAAGGCCTCCCCATAGGATTTGTTTCACAAGTTCAAGAAAGAAATGATGATTTATTTTTAGATGTGTATGTAAAAACCTATGTTGACTATTTTCATATTGAAGAAGTAGGTATAGTGGTTAGCGAAGAATGA
- a CDS encoding rod shape-determining protein codes for MKGRGIVINEPSVVAVSMDGRKRKKVVAVGKEAKEMLGRTPGSIVAVRPMKDGVIADFEITGAMLKHFIARAHNRNSWVRPRIIICVPFGITDVERRAVKESAAAAGAREVYLIDEPMAAAIGAGLSITEPSGNMIVDIGGGTTEVAVISLSGIVYSQSVRMAGDKMEEAITQFLKRKYNILVGSRTSEEVKLTLGSAYCIDGEEETMEVKGRDLVSGIPKTMSISSEEIRQALKECLKVIVDSIKLALEKTPPELAADIVDKGIVLTGGGALLKNIDAMIREETNLPVMIAEDPLTSVVIGSGKVLDDDRLMAVVTSV; via the coding sequence ATGAAAGGCCGAGGTATCGTTATCAATGAGCCTTCTGTTGTTGCTGTATCGATGGATGGGCGTAAGCGCAAAAAAGTTGTGGCGGTTGGCAAAGAGGCCAAAGAGATGTTAGGCCGTACTCCAGGTTCAATTGTGGCTGTAAGACCCATGAAAGATGGCGTGATTGCAGACTTTGAAATCACTGGTGCCATGCTAAAGCACTTTATTGCAAGAGCGCATAATCGGAACTCTTGGGTAAGGCCAAGGATTATCATTTGTGTCCCTTTTGGTATTACGGATGTAGAGCGCAGGGCTGTGAAAGAGTCAGCTGCAGCAGCTGGAGCTCGGGAAGTTTATCTTATTGATGAACCTATGGCAGCAGCGATAGGAGCTGGGTTGTCTATTACTGAACCTTCTGGAAATATGATTGTTGATATTGGTGGTGGAACCACTGAGGTTGCGGTTATTTCTCTTTCTGGGATTGTTTATTCTCAATCGGTTAGAATGGCTGGTGATAAAATGGAAGAAGCCATCACCCAATTTTTGAAACGCAAATACAATATTTTAGTGGGTTCAAGGACATCTGAAGAAGTTAAACTAACTTTGGGATCAGCATACTGTATTGATGGTGAAGAAGAAACCATGGAAGTTAAAGGTAGAGATTTGGTTTCAGGAATTCCTAAAACAATGAGCATTTCTTCTGAAGAAATTAGGCAAGCACTTAAAGAATGTCTTAAAGTGATTGTAGACTCCATTAAATTGGCTTTGGAAAAGACTCCTCCTGAATTGGCTGCCGATATCGTTGATAAGGGTATTGTGTTAACCGGGGGTGGAGCATTATTAAAAAATATAGATGCCATGATACGTGAGGAAACAAATTTACCTGTGATGATTGCTGAAGACCCTTTAACCTCAGTTGTTATTGGTTCTGGTAAAGTGTTAGATGATGATCGTTTGATGGCAGTGGTAACAAGCGTTTGA